The following proteins come from a genomic window of Bacillaceae bacterium S4-13-56:
- a CDS encoding GNAT family N-acetyltransferase, protein MITIRNAMESDIKDIREIAIKTWHHTYKDLIPEQVQDQFLTRAYSDEILKNRIKESLFLVAKQEDNVVGFANVFQQDQTAELSAIYIYPEYQGNGIGTKLFNKIISLLDSTSKIFVDVEKGNQVGEEFYRSKGFQEVKEFEDNLFGHTFQTKQLVFIL, encoded by the coding sequence ATGATAACAATCAGAAACGCAATGGAATCTGACATTAAGGATATCCGAGAAATTGCTATTAAGACATGGCATCATACATACAAAGACTTGATACCAGAACAAGTACAAGACCAGTTTCTAACAAGAGCATACTCTGACGAAATTTTAAAAAACAGAATCAAGGAGTCTTTATTTTTAGTTGCAAAACAAGAAGACAATGTCGTTGGATTTGCTAATGTCTTTCAACAAGATCAAACAGCAGAGCTAAGTGCTATTTATATCTATCCAGAATATCAAGGCAACGGGATAGGGACTAAGTTATTTAATAAGATTATTTCATTATTAGATTCTACTAGTAAGATTTTTGTTGATGTGGAAAAAGGGAATCAGGTAGGGGAAGAATTTTATCGTTCCAAAGGATTTCAGGAAGTCAAAGAATTTGAAGATAATCTGTTCGGCCATACCTTTCAAACAAAACAATTAGTATTTATTCTTTAA
- a CDS encoding LysE family translocator yields the protein MDLLHFLSFLGVALLLTIMPGPDILFVIAQSISQNKKAGISTALGLCTRLLVHITAVTLGISALIYQSVTAFTIIKYAGVAYLLYMAWQSFREKENSIKLEEHQKLDYTSLYKKGILMNILNPKVSLFFLALLPQFVVKPMGFVPLQMLLLGIIFLVQAFFIFTIVSIFSEKTKQVLVRSSFLSKNLHHVKGSILAIIGIQIAFSSKS from the coding sequence ATGGATCTTCTGCATTTTCTATCTTTTTTAGGTGTAGCGTTACTCTTAACCATTATGCCTGGTCCTGATATTTTGTTTGTAATAGCTCAAAGTATTTCTCAAAACAAAAAAGCAGGAATCTCAACTGCTCTAGGGCTGTGTACCAGGCTACTTGTTCACATAACAGCAGTAACACTCGGAATATCAGCTCTTATCTATCAATCTGTCACAGCATTTACCATCATTAAATATGCTGGTGTAGCCTATCTTCTTTATATGGCTTGGCAATCTTTTCGAGAAAAAGAGAATAGTATAAAATTAGAAGAACATCAAAAATTAGATTATACATCTTTATATAAAAAAGGGATTCTCATGAATATACTAAATCCAAAAGTTTCCCTTTTCTTTTTAGCTTTATTACCACAGTTTGTTGTTAAACCTATGGGATTTGTGCCTCTTCAGATGCTTCTACTAGGCATAATCTTTCTTGTTCAGGCGTTCTTCATTTTTACGATTGTAAGTATTTTCTCTGAAAAAACAAAACAGGTTCTCGTTCGGAGTTCTTTTCTCTCCAAGAACCTCCATCATGTGAAAGGATCTATATTAGCCATTATTGGGATTCAAATTGCTTTCAGCAGCAAATCATAA
- a CDS encoding GNAT family N-acetyltransferase, with protein MSDNNIVIEELVTIEEWKKAFPVMNQLRTHLNETSYTELVKEASQKDGYRLFALFSEDQIVAVIGFIPMITLYNGRFIWVCDLVTDESARSKGYGELLLTHIEELAKKEGYECISLSSGLQRTNVHRFYEEKMDYDKVSYVFLKKF; from the coding sequence ATGAGTGATAATAATATAGTTATTGAAGAGTTAGTTACTATTGAAGAATGGAAAAAAGCATTTCCGGTGATGAATCAGCTTCGAACACATTTGAATGAAACTTCATATACAGAGTTGGTGAAAGAAGCTTCTCAGAAGGATGGGTATCGATTATTTGCCCTATTTTCAGAAGACCAAATTGTTGCTGTCATTGGATTTATACCTATGATCACACTTTACAATGGAAGGTTTATTTGGGTCTGTGATTTGGTAACAGACGAAAGTGCACGTTCAAAGGGATATGGTGAACTTTTACTTACGCATATTGAGGAATTGGCAAAAAAAGAAGGATATGAATGTATTTCATTATCCTCTGGATTACAACGTACCAATGTACATCGATTCTATGAAGAAAAAATGGACTATGATAAAGTTAGTTATGTTTTTCTAAAAAAGTTCTAA